In the genome of Xanthobacteraceae bacterium, one region contains:
- a CDS encoding universal stress protein, with product MPRTRKSFESGHHRKFLVIIDETAECDRAVYYASRRAVRTGGRLVMLAVATLRDANQQWLGVGELMRAEATDEANQRLDHYAARARHVAGIDAERVLREGNVADEIHKLIEEDPDIGILVLAAGTSNEGPGPLVSSLAGSRSASFTIPITIVPGQLTDEELDALA from the coding sequence ATGCCCCGCACGCGAAAAAGTTTCGAGTCCGGACATCATCGCAAATTTCTCGTCATCATCGACGAGACCGCGGAATGCGACCGCGCGGTGTATTACGCGAGCCGCCGCGCGGTACGCACGGGGGGACGGCTGGTAATGCTGGCGGTCGCGACGCTGCGCGACGCCAACCAGCAATGGCTCGGCGTCGGCGAACTGATGCGCGCGGAAGCGACCGACGAAGCCAACCAGCGGCTCGACCATTATGCCGCACGTGCGCGCCATGTCGCAGGTATCGACGCGGAGCGCGTGCTGCGCGAGGGGAACGTCGCCGACGAAATTCATAAGCTGATCGAGGAAGACCCGGACATCGGCATCCTCGTGCTCGCCGCCGGCACCAGCAACGAGGGTCCGGGGCCACTGGTATCCTCCCTCGCGGGCAGCCGTTCCGCCAGTTTCACCATTCCCATCACCATCGTGCCGGGCCAGCTCACCGACGAAGAGCTGGACGCGCTGGCATAA
- a CDS encoding NifU family protein, whose amino-acid sequence MFIQTETTPNPATLKFLPGKAVLSEGTLELLSAEDAARSPLAARLFAIPEVSGVFFAQDFITVTKRDGEWQHLKPSILGAIMEHYLSGEPMLSEGVTASSGSEDEFFDAGDAGTVATIKELIETRVRPAVANDGGDITFRGYKDGVVFLNMKGACAGCPSSTATLKNGIENLLRHFVPDVQEVRPM is encoded by the coding sequence ATGTTCATCCAGACAGAAACCACCCCGAATCCTGCGACCCTTAAGTTCCTGCCGGGCAAAGCCGTGCTGTCCGAAGGCACGCTCGAACTGCTCTCGGCAGAAGACGCCGCCCGCTCTCCGCTCGCGGCCCGGCTGTTCGCGATACCGGAAGTTTCGGGCGTGTTTTTCGCGCAGGATTTCATCACGGTCACGAAACGCGACGGCGAGTGGCAGCACCTGAAGCCCTCGATCCTCGGCGCGATCATGGAGCACTACCTCTCCGGCGAACCGATGCTGAGCGAAGGCGTCACGGCCTCCTCCGGCAGCGAGGACGAGTTCTTCGATGCCGGCGACGCGGGTACGGTCGCGACCATCAAGGAGCTGATCGAGACGCGCGTGCGCCCGGCGGTGGCGAACGACGGCGGCGACATCACTTTCCGCGGCTACAAGGACGGGGTCGTGTTCCTGAACATGAAGGGCGCCTGCGCCGGCTGCCCGTCCTCGACCGCGACGCTGAAAAACGGCATCGAAAACCTGCTCCGGCATTTCGTGCCCGACGTGCAGGAAGTCCGTCCGATGTGA
- the tsaB gene encoding tRNA (adenosine(37)-N6)-threonylcarbamoyltransferase complex dimerization subunit type 1 TsaB produces MKILAIDTALDACSAAVYDSAENRVLAMLSHDMRRGHAEALIPTISDVMKAAQLEYEALDRIATTVGPGSYTGLRVGISAARAIGFAASKPVLGITTLAAFTAPLIAENGNVPAVAAIDARHGNIYFHMVGAGNRVLLSPRHASLEDATQVIVGGPVRLVGPGAQLLSERWPRNAPHLPISVDTRAAPNVEWVARLAAEADAVRSPAKPLYLRAPDVTPQDLHRIERQ; encoded by the coding sequence ATGAAAATTCTAGCCATCGATACCGCACTCGATGCCTGTTCGGCGGCGGTTTACGATTCGGCCGAGAACCGCGTGCTGGCGATGCTGTCCCACGACATGCGCCGCGGTCACGCGGAAGCGCTGATCCCCACCATCAGCGACGTGATGAAGGCGGCACAGCTCGAATACGAAGCGCTCGATCGCATCGCGACCACGGTCGGTCCCGGCAGCTACACGGGGCTGCGTGTAGGCATCTCGGCCGCGCGCGCCATCGGCTTCGCGGCATCCAAGCCTGTGCTCGGCATCACCACGCTCGCTGCGTTCACCGCGCCGCTGATCGCGGAGAACGGCAACGTGCCCGCGGTCGCCGCGATCGATGCGCGGCACGGCAACATTTATTTTCACATGGTCGGCGCAGGCAATCGCGTGCTGCTCAGCCCGCGCCACGCCTCGCTGGAAGACGCCACGCAAGTCATCGTGGGCGGACCGGTCCGTCTCGTCGGTCCCGGCGCGCAACTGCTCAGCGAGCGCTGGCCGCGCAACGCGCCGCATCTTCCGATTTCCGTCGATACGCGCGCCGCGCCGAACGTGGAATGGGTCGCGCGCCTCGCCGCAGAAGCGGACGCAGTGCGTTCGCCGGCGAAGCCGCTCTACCTGCGCGCGCCGGACGTGACGCCGCAGGACTTGCACCGAATCGAACGGCAATGA